A genome region from Littorina saxatilis isolate snail1 linkage group LG16, US_GU_Lsax_2.0, whole genome shotgun sequence includes the following:
- the LOC138949818 gene encoding dopamine receptor 1-like, with translation MAAIFAQHHRTNTTLGKNLTHSPFIGAGEFNPTKIRVVGTILSVIVIASVLGNLLVCLAVCTDKRLWKKSYLFIVSLAVADLLVSCLVMSFAVYNEMHEHWPFGADFCRIWISSDIMCCTASILHLCLIALDRFLQLRDPLLYFLWMTTPKVVGMILTVWIVSALISFLPTSFGWHEPFKEHNVVSETGMCLFEVNEVYAVTSSAVSFFIPCIVMVVIYAKVFGFARYHVLNMRKTTTVGVSNKNQATFRNMVSYTRRDSKAAVTLGVMMGAFLVCWLPFFVVNVTAPFCRTCVPPTVFRVLIWLGYFNSCLNPIIYSMFNTELRLALRNLVCPWTNVTLEHSVMQVCVVSRITRTSTIGTIGTV, from the coding sequence ATGGCGGCGATTTTCGCACAACACCACAGAACCAACACGACCCTCGGAAAAAACCTCACGCACTCGCCGTTTATCGGCGCAGGGGAATTCAACCCCACGAAAATACGGGTGGTCGGCACCATCCTTTCTGTCATCGTCATCGCCTCCGTCCTCGGAAACCTCCTCGTCTGCCTGGCTGTCTGCACCGATAAGCGTCTGTGGAAGAAGTCCTACCTCTTCATCGTGTCTCTCGCCGTTGCCGACCTGCTCGTGTCTTGCCTGGTCATGAGTTTCGCCGTCTACAACGAGATGCACGAGCACTGGCCGTTCGGCGCCGACTTCTGTAGGATCTGGATCTCTTCGGACATTATGTGCTGCACGGCGTCCATCCTGCACCTGTGTCTCATCGCCCTGGACCGCTTCCTGCAGCTCCGAGACCCGCTGCTCTACTTCCTGTGGATGACGACCCCGAAGGTGGTGGGGATGATCCTGACGGTGTGGATTGTGTCTGCTCTCATCTCATTCCTGCCTACCAGCTTCGGATGGCACGAGCCTTTCAAGGAGCACAACGTCGTGTCGGAGACAGGGATGTGTTTGTTCGAAGTCAACGAAGTCTACGCTGTGACGTCTTCCGCAGTCAGCTTCTTCATCCCGTGCATTGTCATGGTGGTTATCTACGCCAAAGTGTTCGGCTTCGCGCGCTACCACGTGCTGAACATGCGCAAAACCACCACCGTGGGAGTGTCCAACAAGAACCAAGCGACGTTCAGAAATATGGTGAGTTACACACGCAGGGACTCCAAAGCGGCGGTGACGCTGGGCGTTATGATGGGGGCCTTCCTGGTGTGCTGGTTGCCCTTCTTCGTCGTCAACGTCACCGCGCCGTTTTGCCGCACGTGCGTACCGCCCACGGTTTTTCGGGTTTTGATCTGGCTGGGGTATTTCAACTCCTGTCTCAACCCCATCATCTACTCCATGTTCAACACCGAGCTCCGTTTGGCTTTACGAAACCTCGTTTGCCCGTGGACGAACGTGACTCTGGAACACAGTGTGATGCAAGTATGTGTCGTCAGTCGAATTACGAGGACATCAACTATAGGGACTATAGGGACCGTGTGA
- the LOC138950759 gene encoding dopamine receptor 1-like has product MSSVSSTEKETNVSSSTPAEKDDGERENLHFVVWKPALIGTTLSVLVVAAVVGNLLICIAVCRDKRLWKKSYFFMVSLAVADLLIGLVVMPFAIYNDMHGHWIFGVSFCNMWIFSDIMCSTASILNLCVLAIDRYIHIRKPFQYDEWVTSARTAGVIATVWVVAILVASAHGAKLHSMKDNGLCLFIINPAFVVVASAISFYLPSIFMVTLYSKLFAHARYHANIIRGSITPDTTSVVRKSYIRQDLKAAFTLAVILGTFLGCWLPFFIAIIIVAYCPTCISPTTSKVVTWCGWLNSCLNPIIYSVFNTEFRAFFHRMLCSWKSVHPDVSDTTNAGPQTGFRPAENNVYPTFSRFTFSTILGSTVSYDRPARLA; this is encoded by the coding sequence ATGTCCTCTGTATCCTCCACGGAAAAGGAGACCAACGTTTCTAGCTCAACACCCGCAGAGAAGGACGATGGCGAGAGGGAAAACCTGCACTTCGTCGTGTGGAAGCCAGCGCTGATCGGCACCACGCTATCCGTCCTTGTCGTCGCTGCCGTCGTGGGCAACCTCCTCATCTGCATCGCCGTGTGCAGAGACAAGCGCCTGTGGAAGAAGTCCTACTTCTTCATGGTGTCCTTGGCCGTGGCTGACCTGCTGATCGGACTGGTGGTCATGCCTTTCGCAATCTACAACGACATGCACGGTCACTGGATCTTCGGCGTCTCCTTCTGCAATATGTGGATCTTTTCGGACATCATGTGCAGTACCGCGTCCATCCTCAACCTGTGTGTCCTCGCCATTGACCGCTACATACACATCCGCAAACCCTTTCAATACGATGAGTGGGTGACCTCCGCCAGAACAGCAGGCGTCATCGCGACGGTGTGGGTCGTGGCCATACTCGTAGCTAGCGCCCACGGTGCAAAGTTGCACTCGATGAAGGATAATGGGTTATGCCTCTTTATAATCAATCCTGCATTTGTTGTCGTTGCCTCTGCGATTAGCTTTTACCTTCCCAGCATCTTCATGGTGACCCTATACAGTAAGCTGTTTGCCCATGCCCGCTACCACGCCAACATCATTCGCGGCTCAATCACACCGGACACAACGAGTGTGGTCAGGAAGTCGTACATCCGGCAAGATCTCAAGGCAGCGTTCACACTGGCCGTCATCTTGGGGACCTTCCTGGGGTGCTGGCTTCCCTTCTTCATCGCCATCATCATTGTCGCGTACTGTCCTACGTGCATATCTCCCACGACTTCCAAGGTCGTCACCTGGTGTGGCTGGTTGAACTCGTGTCTCAATCCTATCATCTACTCCGTGTTTAACACCGAGTTTCGTGCTTTCTTTCATCGTATGCTCTGCTCGTGGAAATCCGTTCATCCTGACGTGTCCGATACGACCAATGCAGGCCCCCAGACTGGGTTCAGACCTGCTGAAAATAATGTGTATCCAACATTTTCACGTTTTACCTTTAGCACTATTCTTGGGTCAACGGTATCATAtgatagaccggcacggttggcctag